From the Cervus elaphus chromosome 20, mCerEla1.1, whole genome shotgun sequence genome, one window contains:
- the FCER1A gene encoding high affinity immunoglobulin epsilon receptor subunit alpha — MPTIPMGAPALLWVVLLLFSPDGLSTVIWKSKVFLNPPWREIFRGDTVSLTCGTNSSSEDESPVWIHNGTRLTVSDPRLDIVNADMRNSGEYQCRIKGYAVSEPVYLNVTSDWLLLQASAEVMLEGESLFLRCHSWRNLNVFKVIYYKDNTSLKYWYENHNMSITNVTEEDSGIYYCEGRVQRLHRTSNKLRITVKKEYTYTQSNYFWLQFLIPLLVLILFAVDTALLISTQKQFTLLLKMKRTRKRNRFTDPQPKPDPPGN; from the exons ATGCCTACTATTCCCATGGGAGCCCCTGCCCTGCTGTGGGTAGTTCTGCTGCTTTTCT CTCCAGATGGCCTGTCAACAG TCATCTGGAAATCTAAGGTGTTCTTGAATCCACCATGGAGAGAAATATTTAGAGGAGACACTGTGAGTCTGACATGTGGTACGAACAGTTCCTCTGAAGATGAGTCCCCTGTGTGGATCCACAATGGAACTCGTTTGACAGTGTCAGATCCAAGATTGGACATTGTGAATGCAGACATGCGGAACAGTGGGGAATACCAATGCCGAATCAAAGGATATGCCGTTAGTGAACCTGTGTACCTAAATGTCACCAGTG ACTGGTTGCTCCTTCAGGCCTCTGCTGAGGTGATGTTAGAGGGTGAGTCCCTCTTCCTCAGGTGCCACAGTTGGAGGAATCTGAATGTCTTCAAGGTGATCTACTACAAGGATAACACATCTCTCAAGTACTGGTATGAGAACCACaacatgtccatcaccaatgtCACAGAAGAAGACAGTGGCATCTATTACTGCGAGGGTAGAGTTCAGAGGCTCCACCGCACCTCTAATAAACTCAGGATTACAGTTAAAAAAG AGTACACGTACACTCAAAGCAACTATTTCTGGCTACAATTTCTTATCCCATTGTTGGTGTTGATTCTGTTTGCTGTGGACACAGCATTGCTTATCTCAACCCAGAAGCAGTTCACGTTACTCTTGAAGATGAAGAGAACCAGGAAACGTAACAGATTTACGGACCCACAGCCTAAACCAGATCCCCCAGGGAACTGA